A stretch of Oncorhynchus keta strain PuntledgeMale-10-30-2019 unplaced genomic scaffold, Oket_V2 Un_scaffold_9322_pilon_pilon, whole genome shotgun sequence DNA encodes these proteins:
- the p2ry10 gene encoding putative P2Y purinoceptor 10 produces the protein MNLNVSGLWEELPVNSSVRCPYHVIGWEPQMEQLYFWFYLLLFIPGLCLNTTALWVLCRHISKKTKAVIFMVNLALADLLHVMSLPLRIHYYLTHTWPFGQTLCLFCFYLKYLNMYASITFLVCISVQRCVFLLQPFYARRWRRRYDLLISATVWLVVGIGCSPFIIMRISNSTVPSQYTPSPSTSLIPSSNPSHYTGSPIQYSTPSTLPYTSSSPSGCFKDLPTRKLPLPLVAAMMVLAELFGFVLPLSAISYCSLRIAHSLRQRQDREHHHNHRCPSSSQAQPSVQTDREHHHNHHCPSTSQAQPSVQTDREHHHNHCCPSTSQAQPSVQTDREHHHNHRCPSSSQAQPSVQTDREHHHNHCCPSTSQAQPSAQINRQMDKDKRRALRMVMSCSALFLFCFAPYHINFLLYVMVSQDIVSHCPTMLVVRHFHPVSLCVASLSCCLNPLLYYFLTAEFRQHLSQRTSSLSSSIRGRLMSLESTSSFRE, from the exons ATGAATCTGAACGTCTCTGGTCTGTGGGAGGAGCTTCCTGTTAACTCCTCCGTGCGGTGTCCCTATCATGTGATTGGTTGGGAGCCACAAATGGAGCAGCTGTACTTTTGGTTCTACCTGCTGCTCTTCATCCCTGGTCTCTGCCTCAACACCACGGCTCTCTGGGTGCTATGTAGACACATcag taaGAAGACCAAGGCAGTGATCTTCATGGTGAACCTTGCTCTAGCTGACCTACTCCATGTCATGTCTTTGCCTCTGAGGATCCACTACTACCTGACACACACCTGGCCCTTTGGACAAACACTGTGTCTGTTCTGtttctacctcaaatacctcaacATGTATGCTTCCATCACCTTCCTG GTGTGTATCAGTGTCCAGAGGTGTGTGTTTTTGCTACAGCCCTTCTATGCCAGGCGGTGGAGACGGCGTTATGACCTGTTGATCAGCGCCACCGTGTGGCTGGTGGTGGGAATAGGTTGTTCCCCTTTTATTATCATGAGGATCAGCAACAGCACTGTACCCAGTCAATACACCCCTAGCCCCAGTACCAGTCTTATACCCAGCTCTAACCCCAGCCATTACACTGGTAGTCCTATTCAATACTCCACACCCTCCACCTTACCTTATACAAGCTCCAGCCCCAGCGGCTGTTTTAAGGACCTGCCCACCAGGAAACTTCCACTCCCCCTTGTGGCAGCCATGATGGTGCTTGCGGAGCTGTTTGGGTTTGTGTTACCGCTCAGTGCCATCAGTTACTGCTCTCTCCGGATCGCTCActcactgagacagagacaggacagagaacaccaccacaaccaccgCTGCCCCTCGTCCAGCCAGGCCCAACcctcagtccagacagacagagagcaccaccacaaccaccactgcCCCTCGACCAGCCAGGCCCAACcctcagtccagacagacagagagcaccACCACAACCACTGCTGCCCCTCGACCAGCCAGGCCCAACcctcagtccagacagacagagagcaccACCACAACCACCGCTGCCCCTCGTCCAGCCAGGCCCAACcctcagtccagacagacagagagcaccACCACAACCACTGCTGCCCCTCGACCAGCCAGGCCCAACCCTCAGCCCAGATTAACAGGCAGATGGACAAAGATAAGCGTCGCGCCCTGAGGATGGTTATGAGCTGCTCGGCTCTATTCTTGTTCTGTTTTGCTCCGTACCACATAAATTTCCTGTTGTACGTGATGGTGTCTCAGGATATAGTGTCCCACTGCCCCACGATGCTGGTGGTGCGTCATTTCCaccctgtttctctgtgtgtagcCAGTCTTTCCTGCTGTCTGAACCCTTTGTTATATTACTTCCTCACTGCAGAGTTCAGACAGCACCTCTCCCAAcgcacctcctccctctcctcctccattagAGGCCGGCTCATGAGCCTGGAAAGCACCTCCTCTTTTAGGGAGTAA